The Bacteroidales bacterium nucleotide sequence GGGACAAAACATTATGAAGGCAAAATTGTTGACGGGAAAATTGATGGCGTTTTAAAAATATATTATGAAAATGGAAATTTACAGGGAACCGTAAACTTAAATAGCGGCAAGGTGTTCGGTAACGCTGTATTCTATTACGACAACGATGATGAAAAGAAAAAAGCGGAATTCAGATACAATGAAGAAGAAAAAATTCATGGTGAATATTTTGAATATTATGAGAACGGAGAAAAGAAAGCCATCATTGAATTTATAGATGGTAAGCCTGATGGAGACGCGCAGTTCTTTTACGACAGCGGGAATATAAAAGTTGAAGGTCAATATAAAGAAGGAAAAAAAGAAGGCCGATGGAAATATTTTACCGAAGATGGAAATGAGTTCACAAAAGAAAAATGGAGAAAAGGAAATCAGAAAAATAAATGAAACCACAAAATAAATGGATTCCTTATTTCTGGGGCATAATGGCCGGCATATGGCTATTAGCCGCAGTTGAGGCTATTTATTTTTATTCAAAATTCTTAAAGGATAGAACCAAAACAGAACAACAAAAAAAAGAAACTGAAGCCAAAATTATCCCACTTTCCGCTTTAGATAGTTTAAAATATTATGTTGATGAACTGGCAACACATGATTCCATTTCTCATGGGACATTCGGTTTTTTTGTTGCAACAGCCGACAGCGGAAAAATAATCTACGAAAGGAACAGCGACATAAGTCTTATTCCCGCATCATCGCTTAAAGTTGTAACAACAGGAATCGCTTTAAAGACTTTAGGCAAAGATTTTTATTTCCCCACCATATTGCAATATTCAGGTGTCATCGACAAAAATTCCAAAACACTCAGAGGTAATATTTATATCCACGGAAGCGGCGACCCAACTTTAGGTTCAAATAATTTTGGAGTCAATGCGATGGAAATTACGTTAAGACAATGGTTAACCGCTATTGACAGCCTTGGCATTGATTCTATCAATGGTTCAATAATTGGCGATGGAGAAATTTACGATTATGATGCAACACCCGGAGGATGGGCATGGGAAGATGTTGTGAACAATTATGGTGCAGCGCCATCTGGGCTTTCATTCCATGATAATTGTTACGATATAAAAGTTACCATTACCAAATATGGCGTCAAATCAGAGATTGAACCGGATGTTCCGCAGTTTACCACGCAGAATAATATTCTTTACAATCCTTTTATCTATAACAGTTATGTTTATGCAGCAGGGCCGCCATTTGTAAATGAACGCATCGTTCGTGGTGAAGTAAAATATAATGGAGTTTATTCCTGCCCTGTCCCTGATCCTGCTTATTTCTGCGCATACACGCTTTATAAATATCTCAAGAAAAATAAAATCAACGTCAGTGACTCAGCAACAACCATAAGAAAATTAAATTTAAAAGGGTATTATGAAAAACCTTTGCGCAAGCCTGTATTGATTACATATTCTCCATCACTAACTAATATTGCATATTTCACTTTACATGTAAGCGATAATATGTATGCTGAAACTTTCCTGAAAGAAATTTCGGTTGCTAAAAATAAATTTGGCAACACACTTGGAGGCATCAATGCAATTTATGATTACTGGTCGGATAAAAACATTGACCTGCGTGGGTTCTACATGACCGATGGAAGCGGGCTTTCAAGAAATAATAATATCACAGCAAAACAACTCACATACATGCTGGTTTCGTTTGCAAACGATTCCGATATTTTTGTTCCTCTTTATAAATGTATGCCTATAGTTGGAGAAAATTATTACAATAAGGATTCGGATTCAACTTCAATTTTCAGATATAACATTCATGCAAAAAGCGGCTATATGAGCCGTGTGCGAAGCTATACAGGATATTGCAGAAACAAAAAAGGGAAAATGCTTGCATTCACCATGATTGCAAACAATCATGAATTTGCTTGGAATACGTTGCTGCATCGCATGTACAGGATCATGAAAATTATTACGGAATTGGAGTAATAATATAATTTATCACACTTGTCTGATAAAAATATTTTTATATGATTAAATATTTTTTGTATCAATTATTTCAAGGTATATCGCCCACTACGGGGCTTACTTATACTTCTGTTATAATTTATTATTACCAATATAACGTCCCATACGGGACGAAATATCGGTAAACAAGTTAATGCAATTTGTGCAAAGTTCCGTAGGAACGACATAATAATTTAACCACACGATAATGATAATTTATATTTGCTTAAAAAAAATAAAAAATGCCTGAAAATAAAAATTATAAAAACACCGACTTCACGAAAAACAGCTTAGAGAAAGGCGAATACGAAAGCTGCACATTTACAAACTGCATATTTTATAATTTGGATTTATCGAATTATATTTTTCGTGAATGCGAATTCAATGGCTGCGATTTAAGCCTGGCAAAGCTAAAGAATACAACACTCAACGATATTCGTTTTATCAATTGCAAATTATTAGGCTTGCATTTCAATAACTGCAACGCGTTCCTGTTTTCTGTATGTTTCGAGAACTGTTTACTGAAACTTTCAGTTTTCATAAACATGAAATTAAAAAAGATGATTTTTAAAAATTGTAATATACAGGAAGCCGACTTCTCAGAAGCTGAACTCACAAATTCTGTTTTTGATTTCTGCGATTTGCAACGGACCATATTTTTTCATACAAATCTTGAAATGGTTGATTTTCGCACATCGTATAATTATTCGATCGACCCTGAACAAAATAAAATGAAGAAAGCAAAATTCGCAGCATCAGGTTTGTCGGGCTTATTGGATAAATACAATATTATTATTGAATAGCATTAAACAAACTATCTAAAAAGTAAAATAGTTAATTGAACTATTTTAAAATATATTTGCATAAAATATTTCTTCACTAATAAAGTTATAATATCATAGATCTCAGATATGCACTTCTTTTCAAAAATCATTTTCATATTTTCGTTTACTTGTTTTTTTACACTTGGTATATATTCGCAAAACCTGAGTATTCCTGCCTTTCGTACTACCGACTGCCGGAAACTTTCGGAACATATTACCAAAGAGCTTGCTAGCGATAGCGATAAAGTTGTTGCCATTCATAAATGGATAACTCATAATATTAAATACGATGTAAAAAAATGGTTGAACTTTAATTACGACCCTGTTCCGCTGAAAAAAGTATTAAAAAAACGTAAGGCAAACTGTTTGGGTTATAGCGAACTCTTTAACGAACTGTGCAAATATGCAAATTTAAAATCGGTAAAAGTTACGGGTTATGTTAAAGATATTAATGTTGACAGCGTTGATAATTTTTATCTTGATGAACATGCATGGAATGCTGTGCTTTTAAATAATAAATGGAAAAATATTGATGAATGCTGGGATGCGGGCTATATAAAATACAGCAAGGTTACTTTGTTCGGACATATTGTAAAAGCCCTTACTTTCGGGAAAACGATAATCATAAAATATAAACCTCATTTTGTAAAAAATCCGTCCGATAATTATTTCCTTAGATCAGGAAAATTTTTCAGCTACGATCATCTTTCTTTGAATCCATTATGGCAACTGAACTCTACGGGCTTTTCCATAAAACAATTCAAAGCCGATGATGCTTTTTATTTCAAAAATATTCCGAATAATATTAAAAATGACATATACGATAATGCCAATAATAACGAACGAATGAATTATTATAGCTCTGATGAAAATTATAAAATCATTGACGACGGAATTAGAGGCAATCGATTTAATTTCCGCAATCATTATTGCCTTGCCCGTGCATATTACGCCATTGCTGAAAATGAAATTTCAAAATTTGATTTGAATTCCATCAATAAAGTTGAGCAAAACGAATTGTACGATACTGTTATAAGTTGTGTGCAGAAATCGCTTATTGAATATGATACCAATGCTTCGTATTTACGTAAGCAAAAAAATGAATTACTCACTAATAGTATTATCAAGAAGAACACGGTTATCAGGCAAAACAATAATTTAATCAGGGCAACAAAAAATATTTACAGGAATCTTTCCAATGGAAAAAAGTTGGCGAAGAAAAATATAAAACTTGCAAAAAAACTTACGAAGACATATGAAAGTAAATACAAAAAATTAGAAAAAAACAAATCGTTTTTTAAAACTAAACTTGCCAAATCCCCCACTCCTATTGATTCCCTGAAATATTATTACGATGCGCTTTTCACAAGCGATTCAATAGCATGGCAACAGGATTCCATAAATATCTTTTTTACAAACGGAGATAAATCACATAAAATTATTTCTAAAAACATTAATGAATATGCTATAGGTTCTGAGCTTTATACAAATATTGAAACTACATTAAAGGCTACCCGCTTTGAATATTACGATGATCTTGATCATGAAATCAGAATGCTTAAAGATACTGTTCTTGCTCATAAATACATGAACGATGCAAATTTATTTATCGACAGTACTTTCTTCTTTAAAGCGCTATACAAAGATCTAAAACTTATTAAAAATAAAATATACAGGCAATCTTTCCTGTTTAAAAATAAAGCAGCATATCTTACAAAACTCAAAGCTTCATGCATAAATGAAGGCAATCTTAAGGAAGAATATGAACAGAATTTATTGGTATTAAAAAAAAATATTGAAACGTTTTCAACACAAATGGAAGATTGGATTTCAAGATATAATGAGTTTAAGCGCTTTTGCAGGAAACAAAAATCGTTGACCAAGGCGGAGCTTATTTCATACATTAATGAAAAAGCAACGGAATATGGCTTTTATACAGTACGTAACAAATATATTAAACATCATTTCTCTGCTTTAATATCGAATAATAAATACCATGTCAAAAAAACGATGGAATTAAAGAGAAAAGCAGAAAGTCATAAAAAGAAATTAGAGAAAATAAAATAGCTGTATTAATCATCATCGGCAGAAAATCTTGCTGC carries:
- a CDS encoding transglutaminase domain-containing protein, coding for MHFFSKIIFIFSFTCFFTLGIYSQNLSIPAFRTTDCRKLSEHITKELASDSDKVVAIHKWITHNIKYDVKKWLNFNYDPVPLKKVLKKRKANCLGYSELFNELCKYANLKSVKVTGYVKDINVDSVDNFYLDEHAWNAVLLNNKWKNIDECWDAGYIKYSKVTLFGHIVKALTFGKTIIIKYKPHFVKNPSDNYFLRSGKFFSYDHLSLNPLWQLNSTGFSIKQFKADDAFYFKNIPNNIKNDIYDNANNNERMNYYSSDENYKIIDDGIRGNRFNFRNHYCLARAYYAIAENEISKFDLNSINKVEQNELYDTVISCVQKSLIEYDTNASYLRKQKNELLTNSIIKKNTVIRQNNNLIRATKNIYRNLSNGKKLAKKNIKLAKKLTKTYESKYKKLEKNKSFFKTKLAKSPTPIDSLKYYYDALFTSDSIAWQQDSINIFFTNGDKSHKIISKNINEYAIGSELYTNIETTLKATRFEYYDDLDHEIRMLKDTVLAHKYMNDANLFIDSTFFFKALYKDLKLIKNKIYRQSFLFKNKAAYLTKLKASCINEGNLKEEYEQNLLVLKKNIETFSTQMEDWISRYNEFKRFCRKQKSLTKAELISYINEKATEYGFYTVRNKYIKHHFSALISNNKYHVKKTMELKRKAESHKKKLEKIK
- a CDS encoding D-alanyl-D-alanine carboxypeptidase encodes the protein MKPQNKWIPYFWGIMAGIWLLAAVEAIYFYSKFLKDRTKTEQQKKETEAKIIPLSALDSLKYYVDELATHDSISHGTFGFFVATADSGKIIYERNSDISLIPASSLKVVTTGIALKTLGKDFYFPTILQYSGVIDKNSKTLRGNIYIHGSGDPTLGSNNFGVNAMEITLRQWLTAIDSLGIDSINGSIIGDGEIYDYDATPGGWAWEDVVNNYGAAPSGLSFHDNCYDIKVTITKYGVKSEIEPDVPQFTTQNNILYNPFIYNSYVYAAGPPFVNERIVRGEVKYNGVYSCPVPDPAYFCAYTLYKYLKKNKINVSDSATTIRKLNLKGYYEKPLRKPVLITYSPSLTNIAYFTLHVSDNMYAETFLKEISVAKNKFGNTLGGINAIYDYWSDKNIDLRGFYMTDGSGLSRNNNITAKQLTYMLVSFANDSDIFVPLYKCMPIVGENYYNKDSDSTSIFRYNIHAKSGYMSRVRSYTGYCRNKKGKMLAFTMIANNHEFAWNTLLHRMYRIMKIITELE
- a CDS encoding pentapeptide repeat-containing protein — translated: MPENKNYKNTDFTKNSLEKGEYESCTFTNCIFYNLDLSNYIFRECEFNGCDLSLAKLKNTTLNDIRFINCKLLGLHFNNCNAFLFSVCFENCLLKLSVFINMKLKKMIFKNCNIQEADFSEAELTNSVFDFCDLQRTIFFHTNLEMVDFRTSYNYSIDPEQNKMKKAKFAASGLSGLLDKYNIIIE